The following DNA comes from Triplophysa dalaica isolate WHDGS20190420 chromosome 5, ASM1584641v1, whole genome shotgun sequence.
ACACACCTTCGGGTTTCTTCGTCCACGCCGCTTCCATATTTATTAACTTCAACCAAGTTAAAAGAATcttgaaattaatattttctcCAGGAATGAAGCAAAATTCAGTGTTATGGGTTATAATTCAGGCCAGTGAAAGATTTCGCTGTGTTTTCCACCTGACCATGTCGTTCATTTAACAACACTGGACTAAACGACTCGGATTCCGGTCTAATCCGCTTTGGTCTGGTCTACAGTGTAAGTTCTCCCTCTGGTGGCGCAAAACCACATAATTCTGGTTTTGCGAGGACACTACACAACCCAAACCCACAAAccattatttcatattttttcagttttcatatgttttacttttattttacatgaatgCAGACTGGACCGGGACAGGAGGTTCATAGGCATTATTGAAGAAGTATGCTCAGGTTTAGAAATTTGGTAATATCGGAGAacttttattatgaaagaatCAGCGGCGTTCCTGTTTAGATCATGAATATTACTGACGTCATAGTCTAACTATATATAAATTGCTTTGAATGTTGATAATACAATTCTAAATGAAATCTGTTTCCTGATGTTACATTTTCCAAGATATAGATggaatataattaatattataatatattgaaAATTCCTATGAAATTGTCCCTTTTTCATAGACAAATGTTAATGGTCCCTAATCTATAAACACAAATTTCACCCctctttcatatttaatttggaataataatgttatactgtataaacaaaaatgttttttcggtttaaaaactgtatttttgtatctCAACTTTTTAATCACAATGGTTCAATATGTAATTATTCTGAATTTTTAGCTAAGCATGGAATTCCTGTAACCCCCTAAGGAGTTTGCAATTGTGATGCAATTCCAAAAGGAGTTCTTCTGCTTTTTaaacgtttttcttttacatCATTATCTTGCCACTCTTCGGACCTATGTTAAACATTTGTAGGTAAACAGTACTTTTcttctaataaataaaaataagagaaCCAGAAGTTTATTTCTGCAAGACTTGTATCTTTGCCATGTGTAATTTCTTACTGGAATGGAATTGTAAATGATATCTCGAGGAAATAAGTTTGGACTTAATCGAACAAATACTTGGTGGAGTTACAAATTGGTTACTTTCAAATTGATTCATATGTTTTATCCAGACAAGTGTTCTCTCAAAAGACTAAAgttaaacaattacattttggtGCAATGTTCTTGATTTTATCAAATGCCATGTCAACCCCAATTTTGAATTTAcgtataaaaatgttattttaggtttttataattgtgaaaagatgaaaattattttattaacctTTTTTTTACCAAACTACCATATCgacaaatgtacattttcgAAAAGCAAACCATTGTTTTAgaaattcaaaaatgaaatgaaaatgtactttgaatctaaataatttaaaacaatatggtCTATGGATTTGTTAAATGACTTGGCACTCAAACTGGACTGAAAGACCCTggtttgtatttgttgttttatgattTGTTGATGACATTGATGTATTGTTATGTTCTAAGCAATGTATAAAAAGAAAGTTTGTGTAATGTTCTTttggtttattaaaatattaagttaaacgtaattaatataataatgttacttatatatatacatatattaatttattatatcgGTAGTTTGTATGAGACACAATGTGTCACTTTTATAAATACTATATTGttgcttttgtgtattttaaataattttcatgttttataacagatgtttaaacaaataaaaaaataggagTGATATATTGGATTTTTTATAAACTAcactttatttcaaaacatgaacaaacaaagaACATCTCCAAAagtcattaaacatttattcttttaaaacTGATTTTCATCTTGTTTGAATTTGACCAGATGTAACAAGTAACACATCAAATGGTTTTGCCAACTGAAGAGGAAGCATTGTAAAAGCCGAAGGTTAGAATAGCACCAAAAGCAAAACCCTACAAGCTTTGTCACTTATATCTCACAGGTCAGTGTTTTTTACAAGCTTTGAAAACACCGTTAATAACAGTAGTTTTGACAGTGTTTATCGAGTAGATGTAGAtctaaaatacaacaaataaaacatggaACAAATGCCTGTAATATTCTGTTTATGGTCAACATCCTCTGTGAGATTTAGTGTCACAATTATCAGCTTAAATTTAGAGCAATAATAACAGATGGAATAAAAAAACGTACTTCTAACTGTATTTGGTTTCAGAAATGAAATGCTAATCTAGGTCTAACAGGGCTAGAGCCTCCTGCACTAAAGAAAACTGATATTACTGAATGGCTGTGCCAGCTGATTAGACTGGGGGTTACCAGATCTATTCGGCCAACAGCAGGGTGATTGGGCAGTGGTCACTTCCCATGGCAGTGTTACGAATCTTGCTGTCACACAGACCTGGCAGCAGGGCAGATGACAGCAAAAAGTAGTCCAAACGCCAGCCCACATTCTTGGACCGCGAGTTCATCATGTATGTCCAGAAGGTGTAGGCATAAGCCTGTTCTGGATACAGCTCTCGGAAACTGTCGGTAAAACCGGCCTCCAGCAGCTTGGTGAAGCCCTCACGTTCCTCCGGGGTGAAGCCGGCATTCTTGCGGTTACCCTTGGGGTTTTTAAGATCGATCTCTTGGTGGGCCACATTGAGATCACCACACAGCACCAGGGGCTTGCGCTTATCCAAGTCACACAGATAAGCCTGAAAATCTACGTCCCAGGTCTTGCGGTAGTCAAGCCTCACTAGACCACGGCTGGCATTGGGAACGTATGCAGTGACCAGGAAAAAAGATGGAAACTCGGCAGTGATTACCCGGCCTTCTTTATCATGTTCCTCCTTACCTATATTAAAGCAAAACAGAtaaagttttgcaacaatggaAATCTAGAACCCCATACACACAAATCAAACTGAACTTACCAATACCGTAGGTGACATTGAGGGGCTCAGTCTTGCATAGCATCGCCACTCCACTGTAACCCTCTTTGTCCTCTGATCCAGCCCAGTACTTGTGTGGATACTCGGGCATGTCAGTGATATCAGCTGGAAGGGATTTCTCAGCACACTTCGTTTCTTGCAGGCACAGCACATCTGGATCCTCCACACGTACCCACTGCATGAAGAAATTAGCAAATGTTGTAAGATTTTGCATAATGCAACGCCAATGTTGCATGCGCCATCTGATATCTTACATCAAGTCCCTTCTTTTTCACCCATGCACGCAGCCCATCCACATTCCAAGAGGTGATCTTCATGTTGGCAGAACGGCCATCCTTACTGGTCGTCTTATCTGGAGGATCTTCATACAGAATTGGGGCTTCGGGTTCTTTCcccttcttctctttcttttgagGTGCTGCAAGAGACCAAAAAAGTAACATTATAGGTTTACATCTGATGTAATCGGTGAAGATACAGATTTTTCTAATACAGATATTCAAACCATGTACCAGTTCCATTGTCTGTCTCCCCTTCCACAGATTCCTCGTTCTTCTTGGCTCTTTTAGGCATGTTCACAGTTGTTCTGAGACCACACACACGTCGCAAGCTGATAGAACACGCAAGTACACCTACAAGAAAGGACATGCGCAATGGAATGTGTAGCTATGCAACACAACGAGGGCTACAACCATATCACAACAAAGGACATTATGTAGTACACACAGGTGATTAAATCACTTACATGCAAAGCGTGAACGGCATAAACCAAAATGCATGTTTGGAGTATGCTGAAATAACGATTTAATACAAATGAGCTTGTTCACTATACAGCCTGAAAAAACAACCTGCGGCCTGAATGAATAAGACAAGCAAAAGCTTGCACGCGCAGCGCAGCTTTAACAATAGATCTGCTTACATCCATAACTTTGAGAACGTTCTTATTTATATGTGAATCTATGTGTGAATAAACgtgatgcaaaaaaaatctcttaCCGCGCACGTTGTTCCTAGTTTAGAAAAATCTAAACTCAATCTGTGCAGAATTGCGAGGTTCGACGTGCTCTGCACGGACGGGAAGCTAAAGCGCTCTGCTGTGTACTGTGCATGCATGAGGCGCGTGGTCCCTCCATAGAGTTCTGGCCATGTTATCGCCTGACtaaaatacatgttaatattattttatataaatgctgtttggttatctTTGGTATTTCTTTGAAGAATTAATAagtgtttatctttaaaatatgctcaacatttttttatattttatgagcAGTAATTTATCATCAATTTTCGCAGGGGCATTTTGTAAGTTAACTGTTGTTATGGTCCTGGGACCAATAAGTGTTCAAGAGTGGTAAGTACGAAAAGGCTCTGAGAAACATTCGACCTAATAATGCAACGCAATTATTACTAGGATATTCATaatcattatttatataatcaAATACTGTTAAGGCGTGATTTAATAGCAGGAGGGTTCGCATTGTTTTATACAGCACATTTTACAGAACACATCCGTTCACTTCATGCAATACAAGCAGATAAATGGTCTCACTTCAAAACAATTCTGATACATTTAACTACtccattttttcatttctttaagcAGGATATCATGACTGTTGTGATTGGATTTGAGGGAAGTGCTAATAAGATTGGTGTAGGTATAATCAGAGATGGGGAAGTCCTGTCAAACCCCAGGCGTACGTACATCACACCACCTGGCCAAGGTGAGCTGATCAAATCTGACACCACTTACAGTCAATTTATCTTTCttaacattatttgtattttgttgaatGACTCACTCACGATTGTTGTAGGGTTCTTGCCTGCTGAGACAGCAAAACACCATCGTAGTGTTATTCTTACTGTTGTTCGGGAGGCACTAGATGAAGCTGGGCTCAAACCTGCAGATATTGACTGTGTGGCTTACACCAAAGGTAAACATAGCTTTACTATGTTTGTTACAGTGCATTGCATGTTTTTTCACACTTATCAAATCTTCCTGTTGGACAGGGCCTGGAATGGGGGCCCCTCTGGTGACGGTTGCGATTGTGGCCAGGACACTTTCCCAATTGTGGGGCAAACCTCTCCTGGGGGTTAACCACTGTATAGGGCACATAGAAATGGGCCGTTTAATCACCCGTGCCCAAAACCCCACTGTGCTGTATGTGAGTGGAGGGAACACACAGGCGAGTATTATAAAATCTTGGTGTAACTTTCTTTCTCACATTTAAAGCAACAGACATGTCAGCATCATGCATCTGATTCAATTTACAGCATCATGTGCAACTTCTGTGCAATATGACATTCATGTGTGTTCTTGAattgaaattaatatttaatgttttatgttttaacagGTTATTGCATATTCTGAACGGCGTTACAGGATATTTGGAGAAACAATAGATATAGCTGTGGGAAACTGTCTGGACCGGTTTGCAAGAGTCATCAAGGTAATAAGAAACCCAAAGTACATTAGTTTGCTCACATtcttatataatgtataaaaatacataaatctgAATATACAATTcagattaatttttttctacCTGTTTATAGATATCAAATGATCCAAGTCCTGGTTACAACATTGAACAGATGGCAAAGAAGTAAGTTCATTATCCACATACAGCACTAAAATATACAGCACAATTGGACCCTTGCATTCCGTAGCATTGGAGTTACTTGTGCTTAATTATCtaaaatttattaaatcaacTGTTTGCTTGCTTTAAAAGCACTTGTAAATGTATTCTTTAGAGGCACCCAGTACATAGAGCTGCCTTATACAGTGAAGGGCATGGATGTTTCATTTTCTGGAATTTTGTCCTATATAGAGGTGAGATGAAAGTTTGCTCTGTATTTTTAAGAAGGTACGTCTGTATTTAAAGGTATTTTTAATCAATGTCTATATTTTGTACTGtatcttttgcatttaaatgcagGATGCTGCTCACAAAATGTTGCGAGTCGGTCAGTGTACTCCTGAGgatctgtgtttctctctacaAGTAAGCTGATGATGAATGCTCACCATATTTCTAGTATGCACATTATTgcaaagataataaaaaaatacaactgtGATTAACAGGAGACTCTGTTCGCTATGCTTGTGGAGATAACAGAAAGAGCCATGGCTCACTGCGGTTCTCAGGAGGTTCTCATTGTTGGCGGAGTTGGGTGTAAGTGAATCGAACATTATGTTGATATTTGATTTTAAGCTCTCACACTAGACTCATCAAGGGTTCTTTGTAGGTAACCTGCGACTGCAGGAGATGATGGGGGTTATGTGTAAAGAAAGAGGGGCTCGACTATTTGCCACAGATGAGAGGTGAGACAGGTTCAGTGCTTGTATGACAACTCATGCAGACTCCACCACCTATTGCATGATctaagaaaaaaagatttatcaTACATTACTTCTAGATTCATATCATATTGCACAATCTGCAGTTTTTGTATAGATAATGGAGCAATGATTGCACAGGCAGGATGGGAAATGTTCCGCTCGGGTCACGTCACAGATCTGCCAGACTCCTGGATTACACAAAGGTAAACAAATCCACAAGAACACTGATATACCtaaagtaatataaaatacGTCTAAAAATAAGAcagtcaagtttttttttccaggTACAGAACAGATGAGGTGGAAATTACATGGCGAAACTGATTTGTGCAGTAGTTCCAAGACTTAACTCTTGGAACTCGTGGATTTGAATATAACTAAATAAAGTACTAGTAATATGGAAATAAGACCGTTCATTAGAACAAGGAATAAGAATGTTTAATTTAACGTTTCAGggaaataaatgcagaaatttGTTTGTAAAGAACTTTTGTACAGTAAAAGCATTTTATGAGAATGACtaattaaatcattttgtcTACTACATTTATACCTGAAAATGACCCTTTATCCATGCAGCTATAGCAAAATATAGGTATTTGACAATAattaacaacttttttatttctaatataTGGCTGGATTTTATAAAAACCAAGAGACCATCAATtgttttataaagtttattcaTCTTAACTATGCAACACTGTTCGATTAAATCTCTGAACATCTTCCAGTGtaaattatttgtatgtttctAAAAAAAAGTTAAGTCATACACAGCAACGGATTCCTATCAGGACTTATGACAGACATTCAATCTGggtgaaatatatatatattaaaaacagcaTTAAGACCAATAGACATTTGAAGGTGCTACCATCACGTGCCAGCCGCACCTCTGTAAACTTCATGAGAACAACAATTTATGTGGGAAGAGGAGATTAAGAAAGGGAAGACTGATGTGAAAACATTCTGGATTTGGTTCTAAAAATGAGTTCAGTCTTTAAGAGAAGTCAAAAAGTGCTTGATTTAACCCCTCGCATACAAGTAGGAACAGGGAGAAATAAAAGAGGACTTTTACTGTAAAACTGCagttcattgaaataaaattgcagcttggtaacaatttttcttaaaagAGAATTCTCCACCAATAAAATGACAGAGGTGTGCAGAGGGACCCTGCGCCTGAGGCAGACTGTTGTAAGGCAACCGAGAAGTCCAAGACATCCATCTTCAAAGCAGGAAAACTCCAAAGTGTCTCGGTATTAATGTTGTGGGGATGATAACCTgagtgcagtgtgtgtgttatgtgtgtctGGGTACGAGTGTGTTTTCGTAAAATGTGTTATAGTGTGTGCTAGGCTGGTGATTCCAGGGTCTCCTTGTACCAAACAACTTTTACAGGGtctgaaaacagaaaaataaaacttagTTGTGGTCTTACATGCTGTCAATACTCAGTTCTACTGCTCCAAGATAAATTCAGTGAAATAGAAACATACCTTTTTTTTGTCTCCGTAATATTGCGTTCCATTctgcagagaaaaaaaacacaatgaggTTATCCAGCACAGAGGACATAATTGAATATCACActgccaaaacaaacaacaaatgacACAATGCCTAGAATAACCATAACAACTGTATCATTTTACCTTGCGTGTGATACTCCAATGCTTCCTCCAGATGGCGACAGCTAAGCAGAAGCTCCTCTGAACTCTCAGAACCCCTTGGGACCTGACTGGGTAGAGTATCTGAAGACTGGGCAGGTTTTACAATAACCTCTCCAGCAACCGGGTGCACAACTGAACTCTCGGGTAGGTCGGCCTTTGGCTCATCTGCCGCCGGACCATCGCTGATAAAGCTAAGTCCCCACTGGTTCTGCAGTAAAACACAGATACCCAGGGGTTCCTCTGCTGCCCCGAGAGAGCCACCCCCTGCCTTCACTTTAGAGGCGTAGCTAACAGCCGGCTGCAGCTTGGCGGGGCTGTCTTTCACCGGAAAAGCAGGTGGGGGTTTGAGCAAAGACAAGCTGTTTTCAACCCATCTTTCCTTTTGCACCTGGTTCTGACCAGTTTTGAAGAGTCTCTCTTCAGAACGAGGCCCCTGTCTCGCACCATCTCTCCGAAAGCTTCTTCCTTTATTCGGGGCACGCCGCTCTCTGTCCCGGGTGGAAGCAAATGTCTGGGTGTGACCCATCCCGTTGAGAGAACCTTCCGGACTGCTCGGCGAGGCCTGGCGAGACAGTTTATCCATCCTAGAGGAACAGCCTCCTCCTCCCCCACCGCAGCTGCCAGAGCCAGGGGAAAGGCGCCGGTTTCGGATGTGTGGTTCTGGTTTAGGTGACACTAGGACAGCCGG
Coding sequences within:
- the apex1 gene encoding DNA-(apurinic or apyrimidinic site) endonuclease isoform X1, giving the protein MHFGLCRSRFACVLACSISLRRVCGLRTTVNMPKRAKKNEESVEGETDNGTAPQKKEKKGKEPEAPILYEDPPDKTTSKDGRSANMKITSWNVDGLRAWVKKKGLDWVRVEDPDVLCLQETKCAEKSLPADITDMPEYPHKYWAGSEDKEGYSGVAMLCKTEPLNVTYGIGKEEHDKEGRVITAEFPSFFLVTAYVPNASRGLVRLDYRKTWDVDFQAYLCDLDKRKPLVLCGDLNVAHQEIDLKNPKGNRKNAGFTPEEREGFTKLLEAGFTDSFRELYPEQAYAYTFWTYMMNSRSKNVGWRLDYFLLSSALLPGLCDSKIRNTAMGSDHCPITLLLAE
- the apex1 gene encoding DNA-(apurinic or apyrimidinic site) endonuclease isoform X2, with translation MPKRAKKNEESVEGETDNGTAPQKKEKKGKEPEAPILYEDPPDKTTSKDGRSANMKITSWNVDGLRAWVKKKGLDWVRVEDPDVLCLQETKCAEKSLPADITDMPEYPHKYWAGSEDKEGYSGVAMLCKTEPLNVTYGIGKEEHDKEGRVITAEFPSFFLVTAYVPNASRGLVRLDYRKTWDVDFQAYLCDLDKRKPLVLCGDLNVAHQEIDLKNPKGNRKNAGFTPEEREGFTKLLEAGFTDSFRELYPEQAYAYTFWTYMMNSRSKNVGWRLDYFLLSSALLPGLCDSKIRNTAMGSDHCPITLLLAE
- the osgep gene encoding tRNA N6-adenosine threonylcarbamoyltransferase isoform X1: MTVVIGFEGSANKIGVGIIRDGEVLSNPRRTYITPPGQGFLPAETAKHHRSVILTVVREALDEAGLKPADIDCVAYTKGPGMGAPLVTVAIVARTLSQLWGKPLLGVNHCIGHIEMGRLITRAQNPTVLYVSGGNTQVIAYSERRYRIFGETIDIAVGNCLDRFARVIKISNDPSPGYNIEQMAKKGTQYIELPYTVKGMDVSFSGILSYIEDAAHKMLRVGQCTPEDLCFSLQETLFAMLVEITERAMAHCGSQEVLIVGGVGCNLRLQEMMGVMCKERGARLFATDESFCIDNGAMIAQAGWEMFRSGHVTDLPDSWITQRYRTDEVEITWRN
- the osgep gene encoding tRNA N6-adenosine threonylcarbamoyltransferase isoform X2; translation: MTVVIGFEGSANKIGVGIIRDGEVLSNPRRTYITPPGQGFLPAETAKHHRSVILTVVREALDEAGLKPADIDCVAYTKGPGMGAPLVTVAIVARTLSQLWGKPLLGVNHCIGHIEMGRLITRAQNPTVLYVSGGNTQVIAYSERRYRIFGETIDIAVGNCLDRFARVIKISNDPSPGYNIEQMAKKGTQYIELPYTVKGMDVSFSGILSYIEDAAHKMLRVGQCTPEDLCFSLQETLFAMLVEITERAMAHCGSQEVLIVGGVGCNLRLQEMMGVMCKERGARLFATDERQDGKCSARVTSQICQTPGLHKGTEQMRWKLHGETDLCSSSKT
- the si:ch211-214j24.10 gene encoding uncharacterized protein si:ch211-214j24.10, which produces MHIKTGTWESSNAVCESDTLCDPAVLVSPKPEPHIRNRRLSPGSGSCGGGGGGCSSRMDKLSRQASPSSPEGSLNGMGHTQTFASTRDRERRAPNKGRSFRRDGARQGPRSEERLFKTGQNQVQKERWVENSLSLLKPPPAFPVKDSPAKLQPAVSYASKVKAGGGSLGAAEEPLGICVLLQNQWGLSFISDGPAADEPKADLPESSVVHPVAGEVIVKPAQSSDTLPSQVPRGSESSEELLLSCRHLEEALEYHTQEWNAILRRQKKDPVKVVWYKETLESPA